A single window of Nicotiana sylvestris chromosome 3, ASM39365v2, whole genome shotgun sequence DNA harbors:
- the LOC138888440 gene encoding uncharacterized protein, translating to MDNGNPFDNKLMSKICDLFGFKQRNSSMYYAAANGLAEAFNKTLCNLLKKLFLSLREIGMREWKKFFGHIGPHISHTNLRLEELEALDENRLEAQQSLECYQDRLSRSFNKRVHLRSFQVGDQVLVVKGPIITSRRSVGKFSAKWDGPYIVQEVYSSGAYKIVDLEGLRIGPINGKFMKRYYP from the exons ATGGACAATGGTAACCCATTTGATAACAAGTTGATGAGTAAAATATGTGATctttttggcttcaagcaacgcaATTCCTCTATGTATTATGCTGCTGCCAATGGACTTGCTGAAGCATTTAACAAGACACTCTGCAACTTGTTGAAAAAGTTGTTTCTAAGTCTAAGAGAGATTGGCATGAGAGAATGGAAGAAGTTCTTTGGCCATATAGGACCACATATATCGCACACCAAC TTACGCCTTGAAGAATtggaagctcttgatgaaaaTAGGCTAGAAGCTCAACAAAGCCTTGAATGTTATCAAGATCGCCTGTCTCgatctttcaacaaaagggtaCACCTTAGATCTTTCCAAGTGGGTGACCAAGTTCTTGTGGTCAAAGGGCCTATTATTACATCTCGTCGATCTGTGGGAAAATTCTCTGCTAAGTGGGATGGACCATATATCGTACAAGAGGTATACTCAAGTGGCGCTTATAAGATAGTTGACTTAGAAGGTTTGCGGATTGGCCCCATCAACGGGAAATTCATGAAGAGATACTATCCTTGA
- the LOC104245811 gene encoding alpha-N-acetylglucosaminidase-like, which yields MDSISMISSLIFILCAFCFSGANSSTLGVNYVSRLLEIQERERAPSSLQLTAAYGVLNRLIPSHFSTFEFHIITKDHCDGEFCFNISNHPGSAREGSPEILISGTTAVEILSGLHWYLKYWCGAHISWIKTGGAQLASVPYPGSLPAVQDAGIVVKRPVPWSYYQNAVTSSYTFAWWDWVRWEQEIDWMALQGINLPLAFTGQEAIWQKVFKNFNISTSNLDDFFGGPAFLAWSRMGNLHRWGGPLPQSWLDQQLILQKKILARMFELGMTPVLPAFSGNVPAALKHVFPSAKISRLGNWFTVNSDPRWCCTYLLDATDPLFVEIGKAFIEQQLKEYGRSSHIYNCWKMSIYCSDTFDENTPPVDDPEYISSLGATIFEGMQSADSDAVWLMQGWLFTYDPFWRPPQMKALLHSVPLGKLIVLDLYAEVKPIWATSKQFYGTPYIWCMLHNFAGNVEMYGVLDAVGSGPVEARISDNSTMVGVGMSMEGIEQNPVVYDFMAEMAFQHNPVDIKAWINLYSRRRYGRFVQPMQDAWNILYHTIYNCTDGAYDKNRDVIVSFPDVEPKSISTLQIALNNIHEQYGKRYLGRAILEVANDSYDKPHLWYSNSDVIHALKLFLESGNQLSDSSTYRYDLIDLTRQALAKYANELFLDVIEAYKLDDLYAVSHLSQKFLGLVKDMDMLLGCHDGFLLGPWIERAKKLAQDEDQERQFEWNARTQITMWFDNSEEEASLLRDYGNKYWSGLLRDYYGPRAAIYFKFLIESLEEGNGFNLRGWRREWIKLTNNWQNSRNGFPVKSTGDALNVSQWLFEKYLQDLGSHDH from the exons ATGGATTCCATTTCcatgatctcctctttaattttcatCTTATGCGCTTTCTGCTTTTCCGGAGCTAATTCTTCGACGCTCGGAGTCAATTACGTTTCGCGGCTTCTCGAAATTCAGGAACGGGAAAGGGCACCTTCTTCGCTCCAATTAACTGCCGCCTACGGCGTTCTTAATCGCTTAATCCCTTCCCATTTTTCGACTTTTGAGTTTCACATCATTACCAAG GACCATTGTGATGGAGAATTTTGTTTCAACATAAGCAATCACCCTGGTTCGGCTCGAGAAGGTTCTCCTGAAATTTT AATAAGTGGAACCACAGCAGTAGAGATATTGTCAGGTCTTCATTGGTACTTGAAATATTGGTGTGGAGCACATATATCATGGATCAAAACAGGTGGAGCACAATTAGCTTCTGTACCTTACCCTGGCTCTCTCCCTGCTGTTCAAGATGCAGGAATAGTAGTAAAGAGACCTGTTCCTTGGAGCTATTACCAGAATGCTGTCACATCAAGCT ATACATTTGCCTGGTGGGATTGGGTAAGGTGGGAACAAGAGATTGACTGGATGGCTCTCCAGGGAATCAATTTGCCATTGGCATTCACTGGGCAAGAAGCTATATGGCAAAAGGTCTTCAAG AACTTCAATATTAGTACTTCAAATCTGGATGATTTCTTCGGAGGTCCAGCGTTTCTTGCATGGTCACGTATGGGAAACCTACATAG ATGGGGCGGGCCACTGCCACAAAGTTGGCTAGATCAGCAACTCATTCTGCAGAAGAAAATTCTTGCCAGAATGTTTGAACTTGGGATGACGCCAG TTCTTCCAGCCTTTTCTGGAAATGTTCCGGCAGCACTGAAGCATGTATTTCCATCAGCAAAGATAAGTCGTCTGGGGAACTG GTTTACTGTGAATAGTGATCCCAGATGGTGCTGCACATATCTTCTTGATGCAACTGATCCTTTGTTTGTTGAAATCGGAAAAGCATTTATTGAACAACAGCTAAAAG AATATGGAAGGAGCAGCCATATATATAACTG TTGGAAAATGTCAATCTATTGTAGTGATACCTTTGATGAGAACACACCACCTGTTGATGATCCAGAGTATATCTCTTCCTTGGGGGCCACAATTTTTGAAGGAATGCAAAGTGCTGATTCTGATGCAGTTTGGCTAATGCAG gGATGGCTTTTCACATATGATCCTTTCTGGAGACCTCCACAGATGAAG GCACTTCTGCATTCTGTTCCTCTTGGCAAGTTGATCGTTCTTGATCTTTATGCTGAAGTTAAACCTATATGGGCTACTTCAAAGCAGTTCTACGGCACCCCATACATATGG TGTATGCTACACAATTTTGCTGGTAACGTTGAAATGTATGGAGTTCTTGATGCAGTGGGATCAGGACCTGTTGAAGCTCGTATAAGTGACAACTCAACCATG GTTGGTGTTGGTATGTCAATGGAAGGCATTGAACAGAACCCTGTTGTGTACGATTTTATGGCTGAAATGGCTTTTCAGCATAACCCAGTTGATATCAAG GCTTGGATAAATCTATACTCCAGAAGACGCTATGGGAGATTTGTTCAACCCATGCAAGATGCCTGGAATATTTTGTATCATACCATCTATAATTGCACTGATGGTGCTTAT GACAAAAATAGAGATGTTATTGTCTCATTTCCAGATGTTGAGCCAAAGTCCATTTCAACACTGCAAATAGCACTAAATAATATCCATGAACAATATGGAAAACGATATTTAGGTAGAGCTATTCTGGAAGTAGCAAATGATTCCTATGATAAACCTCATCTTTGGTATTCAAACTCAGATGTTATACATGCACTAAAACTTTTCCTGGAGAGTGGAAATCAACTATCTGACAGCAGTACCTACAG ATATGACCTCATAGACCTGACAAGACAAGCTTTGGCAAAGTATGCAAATGAACTATTCTTAGATGTTATAGAAGCATATAAATTGGATGATCTGTATGCTGTTTCACACCTTAGCCAAAAATTTCTGGGCCTTGTAAAAGATATGGATATGCTTTTAGGATGCCATGATGGATTCCTTCTAGGACCTTGGATTGAGAGAGCCAAAAAACTTGCTCAAGATGAAGATCAGGAAAGACAG TTTGAGTGGAACGCAAGAACTCAGATTACTATGTGGTTCGACAACTCTGAGGAAGAAGCTAGTTTGCTTCGCGACTATG GTAACAAGTATTGGAGTGGGCTATTACGAGATTATTATGGTCCTCGTGCAGCAATTTATTTCAAGTTTCTAATAGAAAGTTTAGAAGAAGGCAACGGCTTCAACTTGAGAGGTTGGAGGAGGGAGTGGATCAAGCTTACAAATAACTGGCAAAATAGCAGAAATGGTTTCCCTGTAAAAAGTACAGGAGATGCCCTTAACGTGTCACAATGGCTTTTTGAGAAATACTTGCAAGATCTGGGTTCACACGATCACTAA